A single window of Streptomyces griseoviridis DNA harbors:
- a CDS encoding ABC transporter ATP-binding protein, whose product MIRFENVSVTYAEAAGPTLEGVDFEVPEGELVLLVGPSGVGKSTLLGAVSGLVPHFTGGTLRGRVTVAGRDTRTHKPRELADVVGTVGQDPLSHFVTDTVEDELAYGMESLGLAPDVMRRRVEETLDLLGLADLRDRAIATLSGGQQQRVAIGSVLTPHPRVLVLDEPTSALDPAAAEEVLAVLQRLVHDLGTTVLMAEHRLERVVQYADRVAVLAAPGAAPVVGAPADMMALSPVYPPVVALGRLASWTPLPLTVRDARRRSAPLRERLAQTQAQPRTQAQIQAPGRPAVATTTATTTAGAGTAVTAGAGTAVAAPPSGLRRALRSLGRPRETAVPARVPAAEVGALAVRRGRVQALRRVDLTVTAGETVALMGRNGAGKSTLLGALVGLLPPSSGTVRVGGLTPHRTAPRDLVRQVGLVPQEPRDLLYADTVGAECEAADRDARAEPGSCRALVARLLPGIADATHPRDLSEGQRLTLALAVVLTARPPLLLLDEPTRGLDYAAKARLLGLLRGLAAEGHAIVLATHDVELAAELAHRVVLLAEGEVIADGPTAEVVVSSPSFAPQVAKILAPQRWLTVAQVREALA is encoded by the coding sequence GTGATCCGCTTCGAGAACGTCTCCGTCACCTACGCGGAGGCGGCCGGACCCACCCTGGAAGGCGTGGACTTCGAGGTGCCTGAGGGTGAACTCGTGCTGCTCGTCGGCCCGTCGGGGGTCGGCAAGTCCACGCTGCTCGGCGCGGTGAGCGGTCTGGTGCCGCACTTCACCGGCGGCACCCTGCGCGGCCGGGTCACGGTCGCGGGCCGCGACACCCGCACCCACAAGCCGCGTGAACTGGCCGACGTGGTGGGCACGGTGGGCCAGGATCCGCTCTCGCACTTCGTCACCGACACCGTCGAGGACGAACTCGCCTACGGGATGGAGTCGTTGGGGCTCGCGCCGGACGTGATGCGGCGCCGGGTCGAGGAGACCCTCGACCTGCTGGGCCTCGCCGACCTGCGGGACCGGGCCATCGCCACCCTCTCGGGCGGCCAGCAACAGCGGGTCGCGATCGGCTCGGTGCTCACCCCGCACCCCAGGGTGCTGGTCCTCGACGAGCCGACGTCGGCGCTCGACCCGGCCGCCGCCGAGGAGGTCCTCGCGGTGCTGCAACGCCTGGTCCACGACCTCGGGACGACGGTCCTGATGGCGGAGCACCGGCTGGAACGGGTCGTCCAGTACGCGGACCGGGTCGCCGTCCTGGCCGCCCCGGGAGCGGCGCCGGTGGTCGGCGCGCCGGCCGACATGATGGCGCTCTCCCCGGTCTACCCGCCGGTGGTGGCGCTGGGCAGGCTGGCGTCCTGGACCCCGCTGCCGCTGACGGTCCGCGACGCCCGCCGCCGCTCGGCCCCGCTCCGCGAACGCCTGGCCCAGACCCAGGCCCAGCCGCGGACCCAGGCCCAGATCCAGGCCCCCGGCCGACCCGCCGTCGCCACCACCACCGCCACCACCACCGCCGGTGCCGGGACGGCCGTCACCGCTGGCGCCGGGACGGCCGTCGCCGCGCCGCCGTCCGGTCTGCGGCGCGCCCTCCGCTCTCTCGGCCGGCCACGGGAGACGGCCGTCCCGGCGCGGGTGCCCGCCGCCGAGGTCGGGGCGCTGGCCGTCCGCAGGGGCCGGGTGCAGGCGCTGCGGCGGGTCGATCTCACCGTCACCGCCGGGGAGACGGTCGCCCTGATGGGGCGCAACGGTGCCGGGAAGTCGACGCTGCTCGGCGCGCTCGTCGGGCTGCTGCCGCCGTCCTCGGGGACCGTGCGGGTCGGCGGTCTCACCCCGCACCGCACCGCGCCCCGCGATCTGGTGCGGCAGGTCGGCCTCGTCCCGCAGGAGCCCCGTGACCTGCTGTACGCGGACACGGTCGGCGCCGAGTGCGAGGCCGCCGACCGGGACGCGCGCGCCGAGCCGGGCAGTTGCCGGGCGCTGGTGGCGCGGCTGCTGCCCGGCATCGCGGACGCCACCCATCCGCGCGACCTCTCCGAGGGGCAGCGCCTGACGCTGGCGCTGGCCGTCGTGCTCACCGCGCGCCCGCCGCTGCTGCTGCTCGACGAGCCGACCCGGGGCCTCGACTACGCGGCCAAGGCCCGGCTGCTCGGGCTGTTGCGGGGGCTGGCCGCCGAGGGGCACGCGATCGTGCTGGCCACGCACGACGTCGAGCTTGCGGCCGAGCTGGCGCACCGGGTGGTGCTGCTGGCCGAGGGCGAGGTGATCGCCGACGGGCCGACGGCGGAGGTCGTGGTCTCCTCC
- a CDS encoding glycosyltransferase family 4 protein, which translates to MTAEASQPGSHDDRAADGERPLRIALLTYKGNPFCGGQGVYTRHLSRELARLGHHVEVIGSQPYPVLDEGLPGLTLTELPSLDLYRSSDPFRTPRRDEYRDWIDALEVATMWTGGFPEPLTFSLRAGRLLRSRRGEFDVVHDNQTLGYGLLGDVGAPLVTTIHHPITVDRQLELDAADGWRERLSKRRWYGFTRMQKRVARRLPSLLTVSGTSRQEIIDHLGVRDDRIHVVHIGADTDLFSPDPSVPVVPGRIVTTSSADVPLKGLVHLVEALAKVRAEHPAAHLVVVGRRPTEGPVAQAVERYGLGDAVEFVKGISDAELVDLIRSAEAACVPSLYEGFSLPAAEAMATGTPLVATTGGAIPEVAGPDGETCLAVPPGDAQALAAGLGRLLGDPALRARLGTAGRQRVLARFTWARAAEGTAARYREAIAAAGAGRPTRPAPAPTPPPTATDRAEADVEPNPESRATC; encoded by the coding sequence GTGACCGCTGAGGCCAGTCAGCCGGGGTCGCACGACGACCGCGCAGCCGACGGCGAGCGACCGCTCCGCATCGCGCTCCTCACCTATAAGGGAAACCCGTTCTGCGGCGGCCAGGGCGTCTACACCCGGCACCTCTCCCGCGAACTGGCCCGGCTCGGCCACCACGTCGAGGTGATCGGCTCCCAGCCCTACCCGGTCCTCGACGAAGGACTGCCCGGCCTCACCCTCACCGAGCTGCCCAGCCTCGACCTCTACCGCTCCTCCGACCCGTTCCGCACCCCGCGACGCGACGAGTACCGGGACTGGATCGACGCCCTCGAAGTCGCCACCATGTGGACCGGCGGCTTCCCCGAGCCGCTCACCTTCTCCCTGCGCGCCGGACGCCTCCTGCGCTCCAGGCGCGGCGAGTTCGACGTCGTCCACGACAACCAGACGCTCGGATACGGGCTGTTGGGCGACGTCGGCGCCCCGCTCGTCACCACCATCCACCACCCCATCACCGTCGACCGGCAGTTGGAGCTGGACGCCGCCGACGGCTGGCGCGAGCGGCTCTCCAAACGCCGCTGGTACGGCTTCACCCGGATGCAGAAGCGGGTCGCCCGCAGACTGCCGTCCCTGCTCACCGTCTCCGGCACCTCCCGGCAAGAGATCATCGACCACCTCGGGGTCCGCGACGACCGCATCCACGTCGTCCACATCGGCGCCGACACCGACCTCTTCTCCCCCGACCCTTCGGTACCCGTGGTCCCGGGCCGGATCGTCACCACGTCAAGCGCCGACGTGCCCCTCAAGGGCCTCGTCCACCTCGTCGAGGCGCTCGCCAAGGTCCGCGCCGAACACCCCGCCGCCCACCTCGTCGTCGTCGGCAGACGGCCCACCGAGGGACCCGTCGCCCAGGCCGTCGAGCGCTACGGCCTCGGCGACGCCGTCGAGTTCGTCAAGGGCATCTCCGACGCCGAACTCGTCGACCTGATCCGCTCCGCCGAGGCCGCCTGCGTGCCCTCGCTCTACGAGGGCTTCTCGCTGCCGGCCGCCGAGGCCATGGCCACCGGCACGCCCCTCGTCGCCACCACGGGCGGCGCCATCCCCGAGGTCGCGGGACCGGACGGCGAGACCTGCCTCGCGGTGCCCCCCGGCGACGCCCAGGCCCTCGCCGCCGGGCTCGGCAGACTGCTGGGCGACCCGGCGCTGCGCGCCCGGCTCGGCACGGCGGGACGGCAACGCGTACTAGCCCGCTTCACCTGGGCCCGCGCGGCCGAGGGCACGGCCGCCCGCTACCGCGAGGCCATCGCCGCCGCAGGCGCGGGCCGCCCGACCCGCCCCGCGCCCGCACCGACCCCGCCGCCCACGGCAACGGACCGCGCCGAAGCCGACGTTGAACCCAACCCCGAAAGCAGGGCCACGTGCTGA
- a CDS encoding prenyltransferase/squalene oxidase repeat-containing protein, translating to MNVRRSAAALAATVVVLGAATPAVAAPSPSPSPSVAIPDGLFGDADPTYDGVWRQSLALLAQDTAGVVPAPEAVGWLTGQQCADGSFAAFRADPARACGARTAVDTNSTAAAAQALAALGGRRAAVDKAVGWLKSVQNKDGGWGYTPGGATDANSTSVVVGALAAAGERPAEVRADGHSPYDALLKLALPCADGGAFAFQPDQKGKLTANDDATAAAVVGALGKGLAGASPKPTGTPPGCADATDAGQAARNGAAHLVEALADDRHLTSALPGAEDQPDYGNTADAVLALTTAGHGDLAAPALRWLESHAADWAARGGPAAYAQLILAADALGSDPRSFGGHDLVKLLGATGPAPAETPTPAPRQEERPADDGGSWSVLWWVGGLCLVAAVGAVLALRGRGRAGRS from the coding sequence ATGAACGTCCGCCGCAGCGCCGCGGCCCTGGCCGCCACCGTCGTCGTCCTCGGCGCCGCGACCCCCGCCGTGGCCGCGCCGTCACCGTCGCCTTCGCCCTCGGTGGCGATACCCGACGGCCTCTTCGGCGACGCCGACCCCACCTACGACGGCGTGTGGCGGCAGTCGCTCGCCCTGCTCGCCCAGGACACCGCGGGCGTGGTACCCGCACCGGAGGCGGTCGGCTGGCTGACCGGCCAGCAGTGCGCCGACGGCTCGTTCGCCGCCTTCCGCGCCGACCCCGCGCGGGCCTGCGGCGCGCGGACCGCCGTCGACACCAACAGCACGGCCGCCGCGGCCCAGGCCCTCGCCGCGCTCGGCGGCCGGCGGGCCGCCGTCGACAAGGCGGTGGGCTGGCTGAAGTCCGTGCAGAACAAGGACGGCGGCTGGGGCTACACGCCCGGCGGCGCCACCGACGCGAACTCCACCTCCGTCGTCGTCGGCGCCCTCGCGGCGGCGGGCGAACGGCCCGCCGAGGTCCGCGCCGACGGCCACTCCCCCTACGACGCGCTGCTGAAGCTGGCGCTGCCCTGTGCCGACGGCGGCGCCTTCGCCTTCCAGCCCGACCAGAAGGGCAAGCTGACCGCCAACGACGACGCCACCGCGGCCGCCGTGGTCGGCGCGCTCGGCAAGGGGCTCGCCGGGGCCTCCCCCAAGCCCACCGGCACCCCGCCCGGCTGCGCGGACGCCACCGACGCCGGGCAGGCCGCCCGCAACGGCGCCGCCCACCTTGTCGAGGCTTTGGCCGACGACAGGCATCTGACGTCGGCGCTGCCGGGCGCCGAGGACCAGCCCGACTACGGCAACACCGCCGACGCCGTCCTCGCGCTGACCACCGCGGGCCACGGCGACCTGGCGGCGCCCGCCCTGCGCTGGCTGGAGTCGCACGCGGCCGACTGGGCCGCGCGCGGCGGTCCCGCCGCCTACGCGCAGCTGATCCTCGCCGCGGACGCGCTGGGCTCCGACCCCCGCTCCTTCGGCGGCCACGACCTGGTGAAGCTGCTCGGCGCCACCGGCCCCGCACCCGCCGAGACGCCGACGCCGGCGCCGCGGCAGGAGGAGCGGCCCGCGGACGACGGCGGCTCCTGGTCCGTGCTCTGGTGGGTCGGCGGCCTCTGCCTGGTCGCGGCCGTCGGCGCGGTCCTGGCGCTGCGCGGGCGCGGCCGGGCCGGGCGGTCGTGA
- a CDS encoding MBL fold metallo-hydrolase: MTRVHDHGGGVRSLRVPIPDNPLGHTLVYVVDTDRGPVLVDTGWDDPASWDALTAGLTACGTSVADLHGVVVTHHHPDHHGLCGRVREASGAWIAMHEADTAIVRRTRRTRPDRWFTYMTAKLTAAGAPADHVAPLGAVGPRTRLPGLSPALPDREIVPGELLPLPGRRLRAIWTPGHTPGHVCLHLEEEHPARLPGNGRLFSGDHLLPGITPHIGLYEDPEDATVTDPLGDYLDSLERIGRLAPAEVLPAHQHVFADAPARVRELLAHHEERLAGLHALLAEPLTPWQLAVRMEWNRPWERIPHGSRTIAVSEAEAHLRRLVKQGRAEPVPGSDPTAYRAV; this comes from the coding sequence ATGACACGGGTGCACGATCACGGCGGCGGTGTGCGGTCCCTGCGGGTGCCGATCCCCGACAACCCCCTCGGCCACACCCTCGTCTACGTCGTCGACACCGACCGGGGCCCGGTCCTGGTGGACACCGGCTGGGACGACCCCGCCTCCTGGGACGCCCTGACCGCGGGGCTCACCGCCTGCGGCACCTCCGTCGCCGACCTGCACGGGGTGGTCGTCACCCACCACCACCCCGACCACCACGGGCTCTGCGGGCGGGTGCGGGAGGCGTCGGGCGCCTGGATCGCGATGCACGAGGCCGACACGGCGATCGTCCGCCGCACCCGGCGGACCCGGCCCGACCGCTGGTTCACCTACATGACGGCGAAGCTCACCGCGGCCGGCGCCCCCGCCGACCATGTCGCGCCGCTGGGCGCGGTGGGCCCCCGCACCCGGCTGCCCGGCCTCTCCCCCGCGCTGCCCGACCGCGAGATCGTCCCCGGCGAACTCCTCCCGCTGCCGGGCCGCAGGCTGCGCGCGATCTGGACGCCGGGACACACCCCCGGCCATGTCTGCCTGCACCTGGAGGAGGAGCACCCGGCGCGGCTGCCGGGAAACGGCCGCCTGTTCTCCGGCGACCACCTGCTCCCCGGGATCACCCCGCACATCGGCCTGTACGAGGATCCCGAGGACGCCACCGTCACCGACCCGCTCGGCGACTACCTCGACTCCCTCGAACGGATCGGCCGCCTCGCGCCCGCCGAGGTGCTCCCCGCCCACCAGCACGTCTTCGCCGACGCGCCCGCCCGGGTACGGGAGTTGCTGGCCCACCACGAGGAGCGGCTCGCCGGGCTGCACGCCCTCCTCGCCGAACCGCTCACCCCCTGGCAGCTCGCCGTCCGCATGGAGTGGAACCGCCCCTGGGAGCGCATCCCGCACGGGTCGCGCACCATCGCGGTCTCGGAGGCCGAGGCCCATCTGCGCCGCCTGGTGAAACAGGGCAGGGCGGAGCCGGTGCCGGGATCGGACCCGACGGCGTACCGCGCCGTGTGA
- a CDS encoding aldehyde dehydrogenase, with product MTELVEHGQLYIGGELTDPLGQEVIEVVSPHTEEVIGRVPHASRGDVDRAVAVARAAFDDGPWPRLSLDERIAVVTRIKDGIALRHEEIARVISSENGSPYSWAVLAQALGAMMVWDAAITVARGFTFEERRDGVLGKLLVRREPVGVVAAVVPWNVPQFVAAAKLAPALLAGCPVILKPSPESPLDAYLLGEIAREAGLPEGVLSILPADREVSEYLVGHPGVDKVSFTGSVPAGKRVMEVAARHLTRVTLELGGKSAAVVLPDADVATAVAGIVPAAWMNNGQACVAQTRVLVPRARYDAYADAFAAAAAALVVGDPLDPATQVGPLVAERQQRRNLDYIRVGQEEGAKILTGGGRPAGLDRGWYVEPTLFGDVDNSMRIAREEIFGPVVCLLPYTDEADAVRIADDSDYGLSGSVWTADIEHGIDIARRVRTGTYSVNTFSLDMLGPFGGYKNSGLGREFGPEGFGEYLEHKMIHLPAGWEA from the coding sequence ATGACCGAGCTCGTGGAACACGGACAGCTCTACATCGGCGGGGAGTTGACCGACCCGCTCGGCCAGGAGGTCATCGAGGTCGTCTCCCCGCACACCGAGGAGGTCATCGGCCGGGTACCGCACGCCTCCCGGGGCGACGTCGACCGGGCGGTCGCCGTCGCGCGCGCCGCCTTCGACGACGGACCCTGGCCGCGGCTGAGCCTCGACGAGCGGATCGCCGTCGTCACCCGCATCAAGGACGGCATCGCGCTGCGGCACGAGGAGATCGCCCGGGTCATCTCCAGCGAGAACGGATCCCCGTACTCCTGGGCGGTGTTGGCGCAGGCGCTCGGCGCGATGATGGTGTGGGACGCGGCGATCACCGTCGCCCGCGGCTTCACCTTCGAGGAGCGCAGGGACGGCGTCCTCGGCAAGCTCCTGGTGCGCCGCGAGCCGGTCGGGGTGGTCGCCGCCGTCGTCCCCTGGAACGTCCCGCAGTTCGTGGCCGCCGCCAAACTGGCGCCCGCGCTGCTCGCCGGATGCCCGGTCATCCTCAAACCGTCCCCCGAATCGCCCCTGGACGCCTACCTGTTGGGTGAGATCGCGCGGGAGGCCGGACTGCCCGAGGGCGTCCTGTCCATCCTGCCCGCCGACCGCGAGGTCAGCGAGTACCTGGTCGGCCACCCCGGCGTCGACAAGGTGTCGTTCACCGGCTCGGTACCGGCCGGCAAACGCGTCATGGAGGTCGCCGCCCGCCATCTCACCCGCGTCACCCTTGAGTTGGGCGGCAAGTCGGCGGCCGTGGTGCTGCCCGACGCGGACGTCGCGACGGCGGTCGCGGGCATCGTCCCCGCGGCCTGGATGAACAACGGCCAGGCCTGCGTGGCGCAGACCCGGGTGCTGGTGCCCCGCGCCCGCTACGACGCGTACGCGGACGCCTTCGCCGCCGCCGCGGCCGCCCTCGTCGTCGGCGACCCGCTCGACCCGGCGACCCAGGTGGGCCCCCTGGTCGCCGAACGCCAGCAGCGCCGCAACCTCGACTACATCCGCGTCGGCCAGGAGGAGGGCGCGAAGATCCTCACCGGCGGCGGCAGGCCGGCCGGCCTCGACCGCGGCTGGTACGTCGAACCCACCCTCTTCGGCGACGTCGACAACTCCATGCGGATCGCCCGCGAGGAGATCTTCGGACCGGTCGTCTGCCTGCTCCCCTACACCGACGAGGCGGACGCCGTGCGGATCGCCGACGACTCCGACTACGGCCTCTCCGGCAGCGTCTGGACGGCCGACATCGAGCACGGCATCGACATCGCCCGCCGGGTCCGCACCGGCACCTACTCCGTCAACACCTTCAGCCTCGACATGCTCGGCCCGTTCGGCGGCTACAAGAACTCAGGTCTGGGACGGGAGTTCGGCCCCGAGGGGTTCGGCGAGTACCTCGAACACAAGATGATCCACCTGCCGGCCGGCTGGGAGGCGTGA
- a CDS encoding TetR family transcriptional regulator: MPAQAKPAKVEASTARPASPPLTERQEARRRRILHASAQLASRGGFDAVQMREVAESSQVALGTLYRYFPSKVHLLVATMQDQLEHMHGTLRKKPPAGETAAERVAETLMRAFRALQREPHLADAMVRALTFADRSVSPEVDQVSRQTTLIILDAMGRADPGPRQLSAVRVIEHTWHSALITWLSGRASIAQVKIDIETVCRLIDLTEAEGQDL; encoded by the coding sequence ATGCCTGCGCAAGCCAAGCCGGCCAAGGTGGAAGCCAGTACCGCGCGGCCCGCCTCGCCGCCGCTCACCGAGCGTCAGGAGGCGCGTCGGCGCCGGATCCTGCACGCGAGCGCGCAGTTGGCCAGCCGGGGCGGTTTCGACGCGGTCCAGATGCGGGAGGTCGCGGAGTCCTCGCAGGTCGCCCTCGGCACCCTGTACCGCTACTTCCCGTCCAAGGTGCATCTGCTGGTCGCCACCATGCAGGACCAGTTGGAGCACATGCACGGCACGCTGCGCAAGAAGCCGCCGGCCGGTGAGACGGCGGCGGAGCGGGTGGCGGAGACCCTGATGCGGGCGTTCCGCGCGCTCCAGCGCGAGCCGCACCTGGCCGACGCGATGGTCCGCGCGCTGACGTTCGCGGACCGCAGCGTCTCCCCCGAGGTGGACCAGGTCTCCCGGCAGACGACGTTGATCATCCTGGACGCGATGGGCCGGGCCGACCCGGGTCCGCGGCAGCTCTCGGCGGTCCGCGTCATCGAGCACACCTGGCACTCGGCCCTCATCACCTGGCTGTCGGGCCGCGCCTCCATCGCCCAGGTGAAGATCGACATCGAGACGGTCTGCCGCCTCATCGACCTGACCGAGGCGGAGGGTCAGGACCTCTAG
- a CDS encoding ferredoxin → MGDRWRVEVDRGVCIGSAQCVHHAPAGFRLDTGRQSHPVHAETDAGEQVLAAAESCPVEAITLTVLGSGEPVFPPEE, encoded by the coding sequence ATGGGGGACCGCTGGCGGGTCGAGGTCGACCGCGGCGTCTGCATCGGGTCCGCCCAGTGCGTGCACCACGCGCCGGCCGGCTTCCGCCTCGACACCGGACGCCAGTCGCACCCGGTCCACGCCGAGACCGACGCCGGTGAACAGGTGCTCGCGGCGGCCGAGAGCTGCCCGGTGGAGGCGATCACCCTGACCGTACTGGGCAGCGGGGAGCCGGTGTTCCCACCGGAGGAGTGA
- a CDS encoding SCO2322 family protein, whose amino-acid sequence MIRRVAAVLGAALLTALLAWSPAQAAGYRYWSFWERTGDRWTYATQGPSTARPDDGSVQGFRFSVSADSADAARPRGTAVFTAICAGVPERDGAKRVALVLDFGTAADAPSGESPPARRTACARVPSDATTAEALAAVAKPLRYGSDALLCAIAGYPERGCGEQVSTTTGGRPAPGPAAPGADDDGAGPSVGLLAGGGAVVLLGAAAVVRARRRGRE is encoded by the coding sequence GTGATCAGGCGCGTCGCGGCCGTCCTCGGCGCCGCCCTGCTGACCGCCCTGCTCGCCTGGTCGCCCGCGCAGGCGGCCGGTTACCGCTACTGGTCGTTCTGGGAACGGACCGGCGACCGGTGGACCTACGCCACCCAGGGCCCCTCCACCGCCCGCCCCGACGACGGCTCCGTGCAGGGCTTCCGGTTCTCCGTCAGCGCGGACTCCGCCGACGCGGCCCGGCCGCGCGGCACGGCCGTCTTCACGGCGATCTGCGCGGGCGTCCCGGAGCGCGACGGCGCCAAACGCGTCGCGCTCGTCCTCGACTTCGGCACCGCGGCCGACGCCCCCTCGGGCGAGAGTCCGCCCGCCCGGCGCACGGCCTGCGCGCGCGTCCCGTCGGACGCGACGACCGCGGAGGCCCTGGCGGCGGTCGCGAAGCCGCTGCGCTACGGCTCCGACGCCCTGCTGTGCGCCATCGCGGGCTACCCCGAGCGGGGTTGCGGCGAACAGGTGTCGACGACGACCGGCGGCCGGCCGGCACCCGGACCCGCCGCACCCGGCGCCGACGACGACGGCGCCGGCCCCTCCGTGGGGCTGCTCGCGGGCGGCGGCGCGGTCGTCCTGCTGGGCGCGGCGGCCGTGGTGCGGGCCCGCCGCCGCGGACGGGAGTGA
- a CDS encoding CbiQ family ECF transporter T component, with product MATARAPRLHPGAWWIWALGLGTAATRTTNPLLLGLLVGVSGYVVAVCRPDTPWARSYAAFVKLALAVLLIRLGFAVVLGSPVPGTHVVVTLPELPLPAWAQGIRLGGRVTAEALVFACYDGLKLATLLICVGAANALASPSRLLKSLPGALYEAGVAVVVALTFAPHLIADARRLRAARRLRGRPDSGVRGLLQVGLPVLEGALERSVALAAAMDARGYGRVAEVPRAVHRTTAALTLGGLLGVCAGTYGLLTAEGAAYGLPLLLAGVAAALGGLRLGGRRSPRTRYRPDAWGGRAWLVAGSGAAVAALLAVAAGYDPQGLRPGVVPLVAPALPLWPAGAVLLGLLPSFVASEEPS from the coding sequence GTGGCGACGGCGCGCGCCCCGCGGCTGCACCCCGGCGCCTGGTGGATCTGGGCGCTGGGGCTCGGCACCGCCGCCACCCGCACCACCAACCCGCTGCTGCTCGGGCTGCTCGTCGGCGTCAGCGGGTACGTCGTCGCGGTGTGCCGGCCTGACACGCCCTGGGCGCGCTCCTACGCGGCCTTCGTGAAGCTGGCGCTGGCCGTGCTGCTGATCCGGCTCGGGTTCGCGGTCGTCCTCGGCTCCCCCGTCCCCGGCACGCATGTCGTCGTCACCCTGCCCGAACTCCCGCTGCCCGCCTGGGCGCAGGGCATCAGGCTGGGCGGCCGGGTGACCGCGGAGGCGCTGGTCTTCGCCTGCTACGACGGCCTCAAGCTGGCCACGCTGCTGATCTGCGTGGGCGCGGCCAACGCGCTGGCCAGCCCTTCGCGGCTGCTCAAGTCCCTGCCGGGCGCCCTGTACGAGGCGGGGGTGGCCGTCGTCGTCGCGCTGACCTTCGCGCCGCACCTGATCGCCGACGCGCGGCGGCTGCGGGCCGCCCGCCGGCTGCGGGGCCGCCCGGACAGCGGGGTGCGGGGGCTGCTCCAGGTCGGACTCCCGGTGCTGGAAGGGGCGTTGGAGCGGTCGGTCGCGCTGGCCGCGGCGATGGACGCGCGCGGCTACGGGCGGGTGGCCGAGGTGCCGCGGGCCGTCCACCGCACCACCGCCGCGCTCACCCTGGGCGGGCTGCTCGGGGTGTGCGCGGGAACGTACGGGCTGCTCACCGCCGAGGGCGCGGCGTACGGGCTTCCGCTGCTGCTGGCCGGGGTCGCCGCCGCGCTGGGCGGGCTGCGGCTCGGCGGCCGGCGCTCGCCGCGCACCCGCTACCGGCCCGACGCGTGGGGCGGCCGGGCCTGGCTGGTCGCCGGGTCGGGGGCCGCCGTCGCCGCACTGCTCGCGGTGGCCGCCGGGTACGACCCGCAGGGGCTGCGTCCCGGGGTCGTGCCGCTGGTGGCGCCCGCCCTGCCGCTGTGGCCCGCGGGGGCCGTCCTGCTCGGCCTGTTGCCGTCCTTCGTCGCATCCGAGGAGCCGTCGTGA
- a CDS encoding class I SAM-dependent methyltransferase: protein MLTVDFSRFPLAPGDRVLDLGCGAGRHAFECYRRGARVVALDQNGEEIREVAKWFAAMAEAGEAPEGATATAMEGDALALPFPDESFDVVIISEVMEHIPDDKGVLAEMVRVLKPGGRIAITVPRYGPEKVCWTLSDAYHEVEGGHIRIYKADELLALIRESGLRPYGTHHAHGLHSPYWWLKCAFGVDNDQALPVRAYHKLLVWDIMKKPLATRVAEQALNPLIGKSFVAYATKPHLPRVDAT from the coding sequence GTGCTGACCGTCGACTTCTCCCGGTTCCCGCTCGCCCCGGGCGACCGCGTCCTGGACCTCGGCTGCGGCGCCGGCCGGCACGCGTTCGAGTGCTACCGGCGCGGCGCCCGGGTCGTCGCGCTGGACCAGAACGGCGAGGAGATCCGCGAGGTCGCCAAGTGGTTCGCGGCGATGGCCGAGGCCGGCGAGGCACCGGAGGGCGCGACCGCCACCGCCATGGAGGGCGACGCCCTTGCCCTGCCCTTCCCCGACGAGTCCTTCGACGTCGTCATCATCTCCGAGGTGATGGAGCACATCCCCGACGACAAGGGCGTACTCGCCGAAATGGTACGGGTGTTGAAGCCCGGCGGCCGGATCGCGATCACCGTCCCCCGGTACGGTCCCGAGAAGGTCTGCTGGACCCTCTCCGACGCCTACCACGAGGTCGAGGGCGGCCACATCCGCATCTACAAGGCGGACGAACTCCTCGCGCTGATACGGGAGTCGGGGCTGCGCCCGTACGGCACCCACCACGCGCACGGACTGCACTCCCCGTACTGGTGGCTGAAGTGCGCGTTCGGCGTCGACAACGACCAGGCGCTGCCGGTGCGGGCGTACCACAAGCTGCTCGTCTGGGACATCATGAAGAAACCGCTCGCCACCCGGGTCGCCGAGCAGGCGCTCAACCCGCTGATCGGCAAGAGCTTCGTGGCGTACGCGACCAAGCCGCACCTGCCCCGGGTGGACGCCACGTGA